In the genome of Bacillus thuringiensis, the window TAAACTATACTTTTTTAGAAAAGTTATTCAGCCGATGAATATAGGGGATTTATACCCCTTGATTAAGCTCCGTACAACGCTTCACCGTATACATTTGTGCGGAGCAAAGTTTTCTAATGAGTTTTACAAATTTTATATAAAGCATGTTCTGCACCTTCCTTAATACTTAAAAGGGATTTTAGCATACGGTTTTATGAAGCGTCAACATTACTTCCAAATCTTTCAACTACTTGTTTTCAAAATATTGCTTCTGAAACATACACATTCTTATCGCATTATGATAGTTACCATCAACGAAAAACTCATCGATAAGTTCACCTTCTACAATAAATCCAACCTTTTTATAAACATGTACTGCTTTTTCATTTTCCTTATCCACAACTAAATATATCTTATGCATATTTAATACAGCGAAAGCATAATCCATTGCTAAACGCGTCGCCTCTACTGCATAACCATATCCTTGATAATTCGGATCAATAATAATTTGGAATTCTGTTCTACGATGAATATAATCGATTTCTACTAACTCAACTAATCCAACCATTTCATTGTCTTTCTCAACGATAAATCGGCGTTCGCTTTGATCATGTATATGTTTATCGTATAAGTCTTGTAGCTCCACAAATGCCTCATATGGCTCTTCAAACCAATACGACATAATATGCGCATTATTATTCAGTTCGTGTACGAACTTTAAATCTTCTCGTTCTAATGGACGTAACTTCAATTCCTGATTCATTCCTATAACCTCCAAGTAAAAGAAACCTCTTCACTTAATTTCTCAATTTTTTTCGATTTCAAACGCCCTAATTTCATTGTAAACTTTCAGGCAACTTGAAGGTCAAGATGTAAAAAAGTAGTGCAAACTTACGTCTGCACTACTACTCTTTTCTCAAATCTCTCATATTCGATATGTATAAAGCAATAACTAAAACAAGAATTGCTCCTGCGTATAATAACGTCTCCATCGGTTCCTCATGAGACACAATAATTAATCGAATTAAAGCCGTAATTCCGATATAAATAAAATAGCGTAACGGGAAATGATAATTCGATTTAAAATACTTAATAATTAATGCAATGAACTCGAAGTATAAGAAATAGACGATGATACTTTCAACCAATTTATAAGACGTATACTCTTTTGACGAAAAAATATACTGCACAAACGTGATCGTCTCATTCACTAAGAAAATCGATAACACAATGG includes:
- the speG gene encoding spermidine N1-acetyltransferase produces the protein MNQELKLRPLEREDLKFVHELNNNAHIMSYWFEEPYEAFVELQDLYDKHIHDQSERRFIVEKDNEMVGLVELVEIDYIHRRTEFQIIIDPNYQGYGYAVEATRLAMDYAFAVLNMHKIYLVVDKENEKAVHVYKKVGFIVEGELIDEFFVDGNYHNAIRMCMFQKQYFENK
- the psiE gene encoding phosphate-starvation-inducible protein PsiE gives rise to the protein MKSFNIDHVIASVLQWILNIALIILSIVLSIFLVNETITFVQYIFSSKEYTSYKLVESIIVYFLYFEFIALIIKYFKSNYHFPLRYFIYIGITALIRLIIVSHEEPMETLLYAGAILVLVIALYISNMRDLRKE